A single genomic interval of Plantibacter sp. Leaf314 harbors:
- a CDS encoding FtsX-like permease family protein, which translates to MSAVVDTAPPRTPVPAGSGRSPVVRLTWMLARPGAQSPATIVLPAVAFAVTTALVLTVLGGAMMFWRWTGETALLYQVLSVLALALLLVPLGSLGGAAARLSARRRDDRLATLRLLGATPGTVSAMTVLESAAVALLGSFAGIVLYLGMLPLVGLIPFGGSPIGVEGVWVGVPVAAAVVLGVTLLAAASAAIGLRAVNVSPLGVRTKQQAPTVHWVRVVIGAAVVLVAYALLSVVTGLQEVAAIVAVLGVGFGAGVGVLGLIGPWVVGMIGRGSAKRASSPERLLAARSILESPKAAWRQVSGVAMTSFVAVVAGTGVALMDAAGGADLDRESAILIDDIRTGVVITLVASFLMVACSIGVNQASAVLDRRDLYVSLDRLGVPRQVMERARTRAVMLPLRVVALGSAGLGVLLVLPMAGISIILAPLSVLVIVGCFVGGIGLVWAALHATRPVVTRVLGTPERV; encoded by the coding sequence ATGAGCGCCGTCGTCGACACCGCTCCGCCGCGGACACCGGTCCCCGCCGGCTCGGGTCGGAGCCCCGTCGTCCGCCTCACCTGGATGCTCGCCCGGCCGGGAGCCCAGAGCCCGGCGACGATCGTGCTCCCGGCGGTCGCGTTCGCGGTCACCACGGCGCTCGTGCTCACCGTGCTCGGCGGCGCGATGATGTTCTGGCGGTGGACCGGCGAGACGGCCCTGCTCTACCAGGTGCTCAGCGTGCTGGCCCTGGCGCTGCTGCTCGTCCCGCTCGGCTCCCTCGGCGGAGCGGCCGCGCGCCTGTCCGCGCGCCGTCGCGACGACCGACTCGCCACCCTCCGGCTGCTCGGCGCGACGCCCGGCACCGTCTCCGCGATGACCGTGCTCGAATCGGCCGCGGTCGCCCTGCTCGGCTCCTTCGCCGGCATCGTGCTGTACCTCGGCATGCTGCCGCTCGTCGGCCTCATCCCGTTCGGCGGTTCGCCGATCGGCGTCGAGGGCGTCTGGGTCGGTGTCCCGGTCGCAGCGGCCGTCGTCCTCGGTGTCACGCTCCTCGCGGCGGCCAGCGCGGCCATCGGTCTGCGTGCCGTGAACGTGAGCCCGCTCGGGGTCCGGACGAAGCAGCAGGCGCCGACCGTGCACTGGGTGCGCGTCGTCATCGGTGCCGCCGTGGTCCTCGTCGCCTACGCCCTGCTCTCCGTCGTGACCGGGTTGCAGGAGGTCGCCGCCATCGTCGCCGTCCTGGGCGTGGGGTTCGGCGCCGGCGTCGGCGTGCTCGGGTTGATCGGCCCCTGGGTCGTCGGGATGATCGGGCGGGGATCGGCGAAGCGCGCCTCGTCCCCGGAGCGGCTGCTCGCGGCCCGGAGCATCCTCGAGTCGCCGAAGGCCGCCTGGCGGCAGGTGAGCGGCGTCGCGATGACGAGCTTCGTCGCCGTCGTCGCCGGCACGGGCGTCGCCCTCATGGACGCCGCCGGAGGTGCCGACCTCGATCGCGAGAGCGCCATCCTCATCGACGACATCCGCACCGGCGTCGTCATCACGCTCGTCGCGTCGTTCCTCATGGTCGCCTGCTCCATCGGGGTGAACCAGGCCTCCGCGGTGCTCGACCGACGAGACCTGTACGTCAGCCTCGACCGCCTCGGAGTGCCGCGGCAGGTCATGGAGCGGGCTCGGACCCGCGCCGTCATGCTGCCGCTGCGGGTCGTCGCCCTCGGCTCGGCCGGACTCGGTGTCCTCCTCGTGCTGCCGATGGCGGGCATCAGCATCATCCTCGCCCCGCTGTCGGTCCTCGTGATCGTCGGATGCTTCGTCGGCGGCATCGGCCTCGTCTGGGCGGCGCTCCACGCGACCCGACCGGTCGTCACCCGGGTGCTCGGGACCCCGGAACGCGTCTGA
- a CDS encoding ABC transporter ATP-binding protein produces the protein MNTSILSARGLTKQYGATFALAGVDLDILPGESVAIMGASGSGKTTLMHALAGIVTPDTGSIAFSTPTGVVRVDQLDEKRRSQLRRESFGFVFQQGLLIPELTAVENVAIALMLGGTPRAAAESSAAAWLAALGLAGLEGRRIGELSGGQAQRVAIARAQVTGAPIVFADEPTGALDSRTSADVMGALLHATTGQGRTLVLVTHDETVAARCSRTIRLADGRIVGQRQDAGPLSAPPAPQPPYPMAQQGQPYPPQPQGQPYPPQPQPQTGVVPNGARS, from the coding sequence ATGAACACTTCGATCCTCTCCGCCCGCGGACTCACGAAACAGTACGGGGCCACCTTCGCCCTCGCCGGCGTCGACCTGGACATCCTCCCGGGCGAGTCGGTCGCCATCATGGGCGCCTCCGGCTCCGGCAAGACCACCCTCATGCACGCGCTCGCCGGGATCGTCACCCCGGACACCGGTTCGATCGCCTTCAGCACCCCGACGGGTGTCGTCCGCGTCGACCAGCTCGACGAGAAGCGACGCTCGCAGTTGCGGCGCGAGTCGTTCGGGTTCGTCTTCCAGCAGGGCCTGCTCATCCCCGAGCTGACGGCCGTCGAGAACGTCGCCATCGCCCTCATGCTGGGCGGCACCCCGCGCGCCGCGGCCGAGTCGAGCGCGGCGGCCTGGCTCGCCGCCCTCGGCCTCGCCGGTCTCGAAGGCCGCCGGATCGGCGAATTGAGCGGCGGGCAGGCGCAGCGCGTCGCGATCGCGCGTGCCCAGGTGACGGGCGCTCCCATCGTGTTCGCCGACGAGCCGACGGGCGCGCTCGACTCCCGCACCTCGGCCGACGTGATGGGTGCGCTCCTGCACGCCACCACCGGTCAGGGCCGGACGCTCGTCCTGGTGACGCATGACGAGACGGTGGCTGCCCGCTGCTCGCGCACGATCCGTCTCGCCGACGGTCGCATCGTCGGACAACGCCAGGACGCGGGGCCGCTGAGTGCGCCGCCCGCGCCGCAGCCGCCGTACCCGATGGCGCAGCAGGGCCAGCCGTACCCGCCGCAGCCGCAGGGCCAGCCGTACCCGCCGCAGCCGCAGCCGCAGACCGGCGTCGTCCCGAACGGCGCGCGCTCATGA
- a CDS encoding ABC transporter ATP-binding protein, translated as MTSIEQSASTAAPGAARPTGAAVRFDRVVKDYGSGARALDGVSLDLAPGEFVALLGPSGCGKTTALRSLAGLEDITSGSVLIDGVDVVSVPTNKRDLGMVFQSYSLFPHLTVLENVEFGLRMRRVPTAERQARAAESLELVGLAHLGGRYAHQLSGGQQQRVALARALVTRPRVLLLDEPLSALDAKVRVQLRDEIRRIQSELQITTLFVTHDQEEALAVADRVAVMRAGVIEQIGTPEELYSRPSSPFVAEFIGLSNRIPGTLVDGGVLVLGQVLPVLGEPTGSGDVVALVRPEDVVFTDEGEQPARSSDAVVLTSSFLGPVRRTTVELPDGTLVAVQHGATERLEAGERVGIRFVGRPVPVQSV; from the coding sequence ATGACCTCGATCGAGCAGTCGGCATCCACTGCCGCACCGGGAGCCGCCCGCCCGACGGGTGCCGCGGTGCGGTTCGACCGCGTCGTGAAGGACTACGGTTCGGGTGCCCGTGCCCTCGACGGCGTGAGTCTCGACCTCGCGCCGGGCGAGTTCGTCGCCCTCCTCGGCCCCTCCGGCTGCGGCAAGACGACCGCGCTGCGCAGCCTCGCGGGGCTCGAGGACATCACTTCGGGCAGCGTGCTGATCGACGGGGTCGACGTCGTGTCGGTGCCCACGAACAAGCGCGACCTCGGGATGGTGTTCCAGTCGTACTCGCTCTTCCCGCACCTGACCGTGTTGGAGAACGTGGAGTTCGGCCTGCGCATGCGCCGGGTGCCGACCGCGGAGCGGCAGGCCCGAGCGGCCGAGAGCCTGGAGCTCGTCGGCCTCGCGCACCTCGGTGGCCGCTACGCCCACCAGCTGTCGGGTGGGCAGCAGCAGCGCGTCGCCCTCGCACGGGCGCTCGTGACGAGGCCGCGCGTCCTGCTCCTCGACGAGCCGCTCAGCGCCCTCGACGCGAAGGTGCGCGTCCAGTTGCGCGACGAGATCCGTCGCATCCAGTCGGAGCTGCAGATCACGACGCTGTTCGTGACGCACGACCAGGAGGAGGCGCTCGCCGTCGCCGACCGGGTGGCCGTCATGCGGGCCGGGGTCATCGAGCAGATCGGCACACCGGAGGAGTTGTACTCCCGACCGTCCTCGCCGTTCGTGGCCGAGTTCATCGGGCTGAGCAACCGCATCCCCGGGACGCTCGTCGACGGTGGCGTGCTGGTGCTCGGTCAGGTGCTCCCGGTCCTCGGCGAACCGACGGGCAGCGGGGACGTCGTCGCGCTCGTCCGGCCGGAGGACGTCGTGTTCACGGACGAGGGTGAGCAGCCCGCTCGCTCGTCCGACGCGGTGGTGCTCACCTCGAGCTTCCTCGGCCCGGTGCGTCGCACGACCGTCGAGCTGCCCGACGGGACGCTCGTCGCGGTGCAGCACGGCGCGACCGAACGGCTCGAGGCGGGGGAGCGCGTCGGGATCCGCTTCGTCGGTCGGCCTGTGCCGGTGCAGTCGGTCTGA
- a CDS encoding ABC transporter permease produces the protein MSAVRDSATPSKLTSRIILVVVALVFAVPILSMLEFTFRAGIDGGHDLGHWAAIVDPENARKYRVLFQGIGNSVILAAVTVLIVVVLLLPTMILVKLRFPKLQRVLEFVCIIPITVPAIVLVVGLAPVYSVVAKLLGSAPWTLAFAYGITVLPYAYRAIAANLQSVDVGTLAEAARTLGAGWGTVLFRVLLPNLRRGVLTAAVISVAVVLGEYTIASLLGRNTLQTSLVQVSKSDPFVAVAFALLALAFAFVLLFIIGRVGSIRRIRETP, from the coding sequence ATGAGCGCCGTCCGCGACTCGGCCACGCCGTCGAAGCTCACGAGCCGGATCATCCTCGTCGTCGTCGCGCTCGTGTTCGCCGTGCCGATCCTGTCGATGCTCGAGTTCACGTTCCGCGCCGGGATCGACGGCGGCCACGACCTCGGCCACTGGGCGGCGATCGTCGACCCGGAGAACGCGCGGAAGTACCGCGTGCTGTTCCAGGGCATCGGCAACTCCGTCATCCTCGCGGCGGTCACGGTGCTCATCGTCGTCGTCCTGCTCCTGCCGACGATGATCCTCGTGAAGCTCCGGTTCCCGAAGCTGCAGCGGGTGCTGGAGTTCGTCTGCATCATCCCGATCACCGTGCCGGCGATCGTGCTCGTCGTCGGACTCGCGCCGGTGTACTCGGTGGTGGCCAAGCTCCTCGGCAGCGCCCCGTGGACGCTCGCGTTCGCGTACGGGATCACGGTGCTGCCGTACGCCTACCGGGCGATCGCCGCGAACCTGCAGTCGGTCGACGTCGGCACCCTCGCCGAGGCCGCCCGCACGCTCGGCGCCGGATGGGGGACCGTCCTGTTCCGCGTGCTCCTCCCGAACCTGCGGCGAGGCGTGCTCACCGCCGCGGTCATCTCGGTGGCCGTCGTCCTCGGCGAGTACACGATCGCCTCGCTCCTCGGGCGCAACACCCTGCAGACCTCGCTCGTGCAGGTGTCGAAGAGCGACCCGTTCGTGGCGGTGGCCTTCGCGCTGCTCGCGCTCGCGTTCGCCTTCGTCCTGCTGTTCATCATCGGCCGCGTCGGATCGATCCGCCGCATCAGGGAGACACCATGA
- a CDS encoding ABC transporter permease subunit — protein sequence MSASATRRSGAGSAEADPAVSLPPTTTSDASAEPAAARPRRRPRWALLGLTPFALYTLLFLAIPTVTALATGFFDGDGAFTLDNLAALGEPAVLGAFASSFWVSAVTAVAGAVIGALVCYALLAVRPDGLIRTFVDAASSVLAQFGGVMLAFAFIATIGIQGLVTVFLKDRLGIDLFADGVWLYQVPGLLLPYLYFQVPLMVITFMPAMEGLKRTWSEANATLGGTRFTYWTRIAMPILAPSFLGSLLLLFANAFSSYATAAALISQGAQIVPLQIRGALISETVLGRENLAGSLAIGMIVVMVVMMTAYSALQARTERWQR from the coding sequence ATGAGTGCCTCCGCCACGCGGCGGAGTGGGGCGGGGTCGGCGGAAGCCGACCCCGCCGTCTCGCTCCCGCCGACCACCACCTCGGACGCCTCGGCCGAACCCGCCGCGGCGCGCCCCCGTCGCCGTCCGCGCTGGGCACTCCTCGGGCTGACGCCCTTCGCGCTGTACACCCTGCTCTTCCTGGCGATCCCCACGGTCACCGCCCTCGCCACCGGCTTCTTCGACGGTGACGGCGCGTTCACCCTCGACAACCTCGCCGCCCTCGGTGAGCCGGCGGTGCTCGGCGCCTTCGCGAGCTCGTTCTGGGTCTCGGCCGTCACCGCGGTCGCCGGGGCCGTCATCGGAGCCCTCGTCTGCTACGCCCTGCTCGCGGTGCGACCCGATGGGCTCATCCGCACCTTCGTCGACGCGGCCTCGAGCGTCCTCGCACAGTTCGGCGGCGTCATGCTCGCCTTCGCCTTCATCGCGACGATCGGGATCCAGGGGCTCGTCACCGTGTTCCTCAAGGACCGGCTCGGGATCGACCTCTTCGCGGACGGCGTCTGGCTCTACCAGGTGCCCGGTCTCCTGCTGCCCTACCTGTACTTCCAGGTGCCGCTCATGGTCATCACCTTCATGCCGGCGATGGAGGGCTTGAAGCGCACCTGGTCGGAGGCGAACGCCACGCTCGGCGGCACGCGCTTCACGTACTGGACCCGCATCGCGATGCCGATCCTCGCCCCCTCCTTCCTCGGATCGCTTCTGCTCCTCTTCGCGAACGCGTTCTCGAGCTACGCGACCGCCGCCGCGCTCATCAGTCAGGGCGCCCAGATCGTGCCGCTGCAGATCCGCGGAGCCCTCATCAGCGAGACCGTCCTCGGGCGGGAGAACCTCGCCGGCTCGCTCGCGATCGGGATGATCGTGGTGATGGTCGTCATGATGACGGCGTACTCCGCACTCCAGGCCCGGACGGAACGGTGGCAGCGATGA
- a CDS encoding ABC transporter substrate-binding protein codes for MTALAIVALAATTLTACSAGADTGAASDVDATKATSAEDFGGMDALVEAAKAEGELNVIALPDTWANYGKIISAFEDKYDITVNSADPDVSSAEEITAAKNQQGQDTAPDVFDLGSAVALDNLDQFAPYQVANWDDIPEGSKEKTGLWVYDYTGLVSIGYDADAVPAPKSLDDLLGSDFAGKVALNGDPTQAGAAAAGVYLAALQSGGSADDIQPGVDFFQKLNQAGNFLPLDPTPATIASGETPVVIDWSYNNLAAATENEGQRNWKTTVLPGSAVGSYYNQAVNVDAPHPAAARLWQEFIFSPEAQNLYLAAGAYPSTLAAMVEADTVDQKALDAVGEMPADLVQFTPEQTEQATSLLAEKWAAAIS; via the coding sequence ATGACCGCCCTCGCCATCGTCGCGCTCGCCGCGACGACGCTCACCGCATGCTCCGCCGGAGCGGACACCGGAGCCGCCTCCGACGTCGACGCCACGAAGGCGACCTCCGCCGAGGACTTCGGTGGCATGGACGCGCTCGTCGAGGCCGCCAAGGCGGAGGGTGAGCTCAACGTCATCGCGCTCCCCGACACCTGGGCGAACTACGGCAAGATCATCAGCGCGTTCGAGGACAAGTACGACATCACGGTGAACTCGGCCGACCCGGACGTGTCGAGCGCCGAGGAGATCACGGCCGCCAAGAACCAGCAGGGCCAGGACACCGCTCCCGACGTCTTCGACCTCGGATCCGCCGTCGCCCTCGACAACCTCGACCAGTTCGCGCCCTACCAGGTCGCCAACTGGGACGACATCCCCGAGGGCTCGAAGGAGAAGACGGGCCTCTGGGTGTACGACTACACCGGCCTCGTCTCCATCGGGTACGACGCGGACGCCGTCCCGGCCCCGAAGTCGCTCGACGACCTCCTCGGCTCCGACTTCGCCGGCAAGGTCGCGCTGAACGGCGACCCGACCCAGGCGGGTGCCGCCGCAGCCGGCGTCTACCTCGCGGCGCTGCAGTCCGGTGGGTCAGCCGACGACATCCAGCCCGGTGTCGACTTCTTCCAGAAGCTCAACCAGGCCGGCAACTTCCTGCCGCTCGACCCGACGCCCGCGACGATCGCGTCCGGTGAGACCCCGGTCGTCATCGACTGGAGCTACAACAACCTGGCCGCGGCGACCGAGAACGAGGGTCAGCGCAACTGGAAGACCACCGTCCTCCCCGGTTCGGCGGTCGGCAGCTACTACAACCAGGCCGTCAACGTCGACGCTCCGCACCCCGCGGCGGCCCGTCTCTGGCAGGAGTTCATCTTCAGCCCCGAGGCGCAGAACCTGTACCTCGCCGCCGGCGCGTACCCGTCGACCCTCGCCGCGATGGTCGAGGCGGACACCGTCGACCAGAAGGCCCTCGACGCCGTGGGTGAGATGCCCGCCGACCTCGTGCAGTTCACGCCGGAGCAGACCGAGCAGGCCACCTCGCTGCTCGCCGAGAAGTGGGCGGCAGCGATCTCCTGA
- a CDS encoding GNAT family N-acetyltransferase, whose translation MTARRPEPRPIDGRTIRLEPLDRSHYPELFVAIAHPEVFAGGYGGGPDGLPTTQAEFDVFADRYFTTGVRNTYVIRLVGGEHDGLLVGTSTLGDFDEPGEAAHLGWTAYDPRVWGTAVNAETKLLLLGLAFDAGFGRVKIQADERNERSRTAILRLGATFEGLIRRDKQRADGTWRTTALFSVIAEEWPEVRAGLEERLARSPGPVALRPGP comes from the coding sequence GTGACCGCACGACGCCCCGAACCCCGACCGATCGACGGCCGGACCATCCGACTCGAACCGCTCGACCGCTCGCACTATCCCGAGCTGTTCGTGGCGATCGCGCACCCCGAGGTGTTCGCCGGCGGGTACGGCGGCGGACCGGACGGTTTGCCGACGACGCAGGCCGAGTTCGACGTCTTCGCCGACCGATACTTCACGACCGGCGTGCGCAACACCTACGTCATCCGGCTCGTGGGCGGCGAGCACGACGGGCTCCTCGTCGGCACCTCGACGCTCGGCGACTTCGACGAGCCGGGGGAGGCCGCCCACCTCGGTTGGACGGCGTACGACCCGCGCGTCTGGGGCACGGCCGTGAACGCCGAGACGAAGCTGCTGCTCCTCGGCCTCGCCTTCGACGCGGGCTTCGGCCGGGTGAAGATCCAGGCCGACGAGCGCAACGAGCGGTCGCGCACCGCGATCCTGCGGCTCGGGGCCACGTTCGAGGGCCTCATCCGACGCGACAAGCAGCGGGCGGACGGCACCTGGCGGACGACCGCGCTGTTCTCGGTGATCGCGGAGGAGTGGCCGGAGGTGCGCGCCGGTCTCGAGGAGCGCCTCGCGCGCAGCCCCGGCCCCGTCGCGCTCCGCCCCGGTCCCTGA
- a CDS encoding beta-propeller fold lactonase family protein: MSDDTPYLLLGSYTAEADGTGAGISLLRQDEAGTLRQVQSSEAQSPSFLTLHPTLPIVYAASESTGAVEAFKRSGEFGLSPFGKPLEAGDGVCHVATVPGADLLVASCYGDGRVVSVPLAENAAFGGDPRLGESSVDPWASPTALAAEAADAGEDALTLLALEAAVGEALPSRPSRAHASALLPDGRIATTDLGHDTVRIWQLRGSRLVLDHTVVFPRGTGPRHLVVHPSGHLHVITEYSVEVFTLGVDGTDGHWHLLAATVAPAEGVSEGDTGAEISLAASREQLHVGVRGSDRLATLRVTGDGSRVEAVADVECGGTMPRHHRESGRFLHVANQLSNSVASFRLDERTGVPTTLLGTLDAGSPTCLILA; the protein is encoded by the coding sequence ATGAGCGACGACACCCCCTACCTCCTCCTCGGTTCCTACACCGCTGAGGCCGACGGCACCGGTGCCGGGATCAGCCTGCTGCGGCAGGACGAGGCGGGGACCCTCCGGCAGGTGCAGTCCTCGGAGGCGCAGTCGCCGTCGTTCCTGACGCTGCACCCGACGCTCCCGATCGTTTACGCGGCCAGCGAGTCGACCGGCGCGGTGGAGGCGTTCAAGCGCTCCGGCGAATTCGGCCTCTCGCCGTTCGGCAAGCCCCTCGAGGCGGGCGACGGCGTCTGTCACGTCGCGACCGTCCCGGGCGCCGACCTGCTCGTCGCGAGCTGTTACGGCGACGGTCGGGTGGTGTCCGTGCCCCTCGCCGAGAACGCGGCGTTCGGAGGGGACCCGCGGCTCGGAGAGTCGTCCGTCGACCCCTGGGCCTCGCCCACCGCACTCGCCGCCGAAGCCGCGGACGCCGGTGAGGACGCCCTGACGCTCCTCGCGTTGGAGGCCGCCGTCGGCGAGGCGCTGCCGTCCCGGCCGTCCCGCGCGCACGCTTCCGCCCTCCTGCCCGACGGCCGGATCGCGACCACCGACCTCGGCCACGACACGGTCCGGATCTGGCAGCTGCGGGGGAGTCGACTGGTCCTCGACCACACCGTCGTGTTCCCGCGCGGCACGGGTCCGCGGCACCTCGTCGTCCACCCGAGCGGTCACCTCCACGTCATCACCGAGTACTCGGTCGAGGTCTTCACCCTCGGGGTGGACGGGACGGACGGCCACTGGCACCTCCTCGCGGCCACGGTCGCGCCCGCGGAGGGGGTGTCGGAGGGCGACACGGGTGCCGAGATCAGCCTCGCCGCATCGCGCGAGCAGCTGCACGTCGGGGTCCGGGGGAGCGATCGCCTCGCCACCCTGCGCGTGACGGGCGACGGCTCGCGGGTCGAGGCCGTGGCCGACGTCGAGTGCGGCGGGACGATGCCGCGCCACCACCGGGAGTCGGGCCGCTTCCTGCACGTCGCGAACCAGCTGTCGAACAGCGTCGCGAGCTTCCGACTGGACGAACGCACGGGCGTCCCGACGACGCTGCTCGGGACCCTCGACGCCGGGTCGCCCACCTGCCTCATCCTCGCCTGA
- a CDS encoding winged helix-turn-helix transcriptional regulator has product MVNESGQPSLPGLPPVEELSTGEVRARPAVRPPRDTGTLDPRVRRALATLDDDPDLSLVTLANALGITRATLIRIVREAIGMSPKEYAAGVRARRSS; this is encoded by the coding sequence GTGGTGAACGAATCCGGTCAGCCGTCCCTGCCAGGGCTCCCGCCGGTCGAGGAACTCTCGACCGGCGAGGTCCGGGCACGGCCGGCGGTACGTCCCCCGCGTGACACCGGCACGCTCGACCCACGGGTCCGGCGTGCCCTGGCGACCCTCGACGACGACCCCGACCTCTCGCTCGTCACCCTCGCGAACGCCCTCGGCATCACGCGTGCGACGCTCATCCGGATCGTCAGGGAAGCGATCGGCATGAGTCCGAAGGAGTACGCGGCCGGGGTCCGAGCCCGCCGCTCCAGCTGA
- a CDS encoding adenylosuccinate synthase has product MPAIVIVGAQWGDEGKGKATDLLGDRIDYVVKFNGGNNAGHTVVIGDEKYALHLLPSGILTNGVVPVISNGVVIDIEVLFHELEALQARGIDVSRLLVSANAHVITQYHRTIDKVTERFLGKRQIGTTGRGIGPAYADKINRVGIRIQDLFDENILRQKVEGALDQKNHLLVKVFNRRAITVDEIVADLLAYAERLRPMVADTALVLNEALDEGKIVLFEGGQATMLDVDHGTYPFVTSSNATSGGAATGSGVAPNRLDRVIGIVKAYTTRVGAGPFPTELFDESGDYLRSKGFEFGTTTGRPRRVGWYDAPIARYAARINGVTDFVLTKLDILDDLATIPVCVAYEVDGVRVEEVPVSQSDFHHAVPIYEEFPGWQEDITGVRRFEDLPKNAQDYVLALESMSGSRISAIGVGPGRDAIVVRHDLVD; this is encoded by the coding sequence ATGCCAGCAATCGTGATCGTCGGCGCCCAGTGGGGCGACGAAGGCAAGGGGAAGGCCACCGACCTGCTCGGTGACCGCATCGACTACGTCGTGAAGTTCAACGGCGGCAACAACGCGGGGCACACGGTCGTCATCGGCGACGAGAAGTACGCCCTGCACCTCCTGCCGTCCGGCATCCTGACGAACGGCGTCGTGCCCGTCATCTCCAACGGTGTCGTCATCGACATCGAGGTGCTGTTCCACGAGCTCGAGGCCCTCCAGGCCCGGGGGATCGACGTCTCGCGCCTCCTGGTGAGCGCCAATGCGCACGTCATCACCCAGTACCACCGCACCATCGACAAGGTGACGGAGCGCTTCCTCGGCAAGCGTCAGATCGGCACCACCGGCCGCGGCATCGGCCCGGCCTACGCCGACAAGATCAACCGGGTCGGCATCCGGATCCAGGACCTCTTCGACGAGAACATCCTGCGCCAGAAGGTCGAGGGCGCGCTCGACCAGAAGAACCACCTCCTCGTGAAGGTCTTCAACCGCCGGGCGATCACGGTCGACGAGATCGTCGCCGACCTGCTCGCGTACGCCGAGCGCCTGCGCCCCATGGTCGCCGACACCGCGCTCGTGCTGAACGAGGCGCTCGACGAGGGCAAGATCGTCCTCTTCGAGGGCGGCCAGGCCACGATGCTCGACGTCGACCACGGCACCTACCCCTTCGTCACCTCGTCCAACGCCACCTCGGGCGGCGCGGCCACCGGTTCCGGTGTCGCACCGAACCGCCTCGACCGCGTCATCGGCATCGTGAAGGCGTACACCACGCGCGTCGGTGCCGGTCCGTTCCCGACCGAGCTGTTCGACGAGTCCGGCGACTACCTGCGCTCGAAGGGCTTCGAGTTCGGCACGACGACGGGACGCCCGCGTCGCGTCGGCTGGTACGACGCCCCGATCGCCCGGTACGCGGCACGCATCAACGGGGTCACCGACTTCGTCCTGACGAAGCTCGACATCCTCGACGACCTCGCCACCATCCCGGTCTGCGTCGCCTACGAGGTCGACGGTGTGCGGGTCGAAGAGGTACCGGTCTCGCAGAGCGACTTCCACCACGCGGTCCCGATCTACGAGGAGTTCCCCGGCTGGCAGGAGGACATCACCGGTGTCCGCCGCTTCGAGGACCTGCCGAAGAACGCGCAGGACTACGTGCTGGCGCTCGAGTCGATGAGTGGTTCGCGCATCTCCGCGATCGGCGTCGGCCCCGGCCGCGACGCGATCGTCGTGCGTCACGACCTCGTCGACTGA
- a CDS encoding HAD-IIB family hydrolase — translation MTSLPRLVAFDLDDTLAPSKSALDPRMAELFVALLERTSVCIISGGQIVQFQNQVLDRIGAASPEALGRLHLMPTCGTRYDRFDGTAWTTVYRHDLSDDQKARAMGALETEAKRLGLWAEETWGPILEDRGSQITFSALGQAAPVAEKTAWDPDGAKKESLRSAVQALLPDLEVRSGGSTSVDITMAGVDKAFGMTRLAEHTGIPLGEMVFVGDRLDEGGNDYPVLALGVPSVAVHGWQDTAAYLESLGL, via the coding sequence ATGACCTCCCTGCCGCGCCTCGTCGCCTTCGATCTCGACGACACCCTCGCCCCGTCGAAGTCCGCGCTCGACCCTCGCATGGCCGAGCTGTTCGTCGCCCTCCTCGAGCGCACCTCCGTGTGCATCATCTCCGGTGGCCAGATCGTGCAGTTCCAGAACCAGGTGCTCGACCGCATCGGCGCCGCCTCGCCGGAGGCCCTCGGTCGCCTCCACCTCATGCCCACCTGCGGCACCCGTTACGACCGCTTCGACGGCACCGCGTGGACGACGGTCTACCGCCACGATCTGAGCGACGACCAGAAGGCCCGCGCGATGGGCGCCCTCGAGACCGAGGCGAAGCGACTCGGCCTCTGGGCCGAGGAGACCTGGGGCCCGATCCTCGAGGACCGCGGTTCGCAGATCACCTTCTCCGCACTCGGCCAGGCCGCACCGGTCGCCGAGAAGACGGCCTGGGACCCGGACGGCGCCAAGAAGGAGTCGCTGCGTTCCGCGGTGCAGGCGCTGCTGCCCGACCTGGAGGTGCGCTCCGGCGGATCCACCTCGGTCGACATCACGATGGCGGGGGTCGACAAGGCCTTCGGCATGACGCGGCTCGCTGAGCACACCGGCATCCCGCTCGGGGAGATGGTGTTCGTGGGAGACCGCCTCGACGAGGGCGGCAACGACTACCCCGTGCTCGCCCTCGGGGTGCCGTCGGTCGCCGTCCACGGATGGCAGGACACCGCGGCGTACCTGGAGTCGCTCGGCCTGTAG